A genome region from Lucilia cuprina isolate Lc7/37 chromosome 3, ASM2204524v1, whole genome shotgun sequence includes the following:
- the LOC111688272 gene encoding pickpocket protein 28-like, whose amino-acid sequence MLQKLCFQELNYSSFAQTQPFPKGNSFSRFIVKNGQSCEDMVVYCLYGNTKMVCSDLFREVLLDEGLCCSFNMVHPFMLYKGEYYMIRDYTTFNGQTIPLDWSPENGYPKELPNSYYPRATLGDGMSNGLTIILNGDIDNYYCSSTNGPGFKVSFHNPIDMPNVKETGFSIALGFQTSFRVTSLKEEADEVLRTSAKPKERQCYYSDEYPLHYFRYYTRRNCEMECDSFYMLEECNCIPYHMPKLGQNITECNVHHFNCVVEAEKDFMDPKRLKCKRNCLASCNDLSYFPKAFFTPMDNEGFEIRSPFFRNMSKESLNNNFATLKIFFPQNYYRGNLKTPYMSLTEFLSQTGGIMGLMMGFSIISVVEMLYFFLIKPIIYVWRKFFNKNVVDVIEIKPVDDIEYEMHEYRSTNSKHRYPVVAPNILSGTKLPPYTQHFEHLNYVH is encoded by the exons ATGCTGCAAAAACTATGTTTTCAAGAACTTAATTATTCATCATTTGCCCAAACTCAACCGTTCCCGAAAGGCAACAGTTTTTCCAGATTTATTGTTAAG AATGGTCAGTCTTGTGAAGACATGGTGGTGTATTGTTTATATGGAAACACAAAAATGGTTTGTTCCGACTTATTTCGGGAAGTTCTTTTAGATGAGGGTTTATGTTGTTCCTTTAATATGGTTCATCCATTTATGCTGTATAAGGGAGA ATATTATATGATACGAGATTATACTACGTTCAATGGTCAAACGATACCTTTAGATTGGAGTCCCGAGAATGGATATCCCAAAGAATTGCCTAATAGTTATTATCCTCGAGCAACATTAGGCGATGGTATGTCTAATGGTTTGACAATAATTCTCAATGGTGACATAGATAATTACTATTGTTCTTCCACAAATGGACCAGGATTTAAG GTCTCTTTTCACAATCCCATTGATATGCCAAATGTTAAGGAAACCGGATTTTCCATTGCTCTGGGCTTTCAGACCAGTTTTCGTGTAACATCTTTAAAAGAAGAAGCCGATGAGGTTCTTCGTACATCAGCTAAGCCCAAGGAGCGCCAATGTTACTACAGTGATGAGTATCCCCTGCATTATTTTCGCTATTACACCCGTCGCAATTGTGAAATGGAATGTGATTCCTTCTATATGCTGGAGGAATGTAATTGTATTCCATATCATATGCCTAAATTAGGTCAAAACATTACCGAATGTAATGTTCACCATTTTAATTGTGTAGTGGAAGCTGAAAAAGATTTCATGGATCCTAAGCGTTTAAAATGTAAACGAAATTGTCTGGCCAGTTGTAATGATCTTTCCTATTTTCCAAAAGCTTTCTTTACACCTATGGATAATGAAGGTTTCGAAATCAGAAGTCCATTTTTTCGTAATATGTCTAAGGAAagtcttaataataattttgcaacGTTGAAAATCTTTTTTCCACAAAATTACTATCGCGGCAATTTAAAGACTCCATATATGAGTTTAACCGAATTTTTAT cacAAACTGGTGGTATAATGGGTCTTATGATGGGCTTTAGTATCATATCGGTGGTGGAGATGCTATATTTCTTTCTTATTAAACCAATTATTTATGTTTGgaggaaatttttcaataaaaatgtcgTAGATGTGATAGAGATAAAACCAGTGGATGACATTGAATATGAAATGCATGAATATAGAAgc ACCAATTCCAAACATCGTTATCCCGTTGTAGCACCGAATATTTTATCTGGAACAAAATTGCCACCTTATACACAACATTTTGAACATCTAAATTATGTgcattga
- the LOC111688276 gene encoding annexin B11 → MYPFGTPTVFPAQNFDPVKDAHDLRKAMKGFGTDEDALINIICRRSNEQRQEIQRQYKTHFGKDLIEDIKSETSGNFEKLLVGLLRPIVDYYCCELNDAMAGLGTDEDVLIEILCTLSNHEIHTIKNQYLRLYGAHLESELKSETSGNFKRLLVSLCTAARDESGHTDQAAAQADARELLKAGELRVGTDESMFNMILCQRNYQQLKLIFQEYEHMTGHSLEKAIKKEFSGDIMEGLIAIYRCCTNKAEYFASRLHKSMAGIGTNDKQLIRVIITRCEIDMADIKVAFERMYGKSLKSWIKGDTSGHYKHALYALVGEQRSNS, encoded by the exons ATGTATCCattt ggcACACCAACCGTTTTCCCTGCTCAAAATTTTGATCCCGTTAAAGATGCCCATGATTTGCGTAAGGCCATGAAAGGTTTCGGTACCGATGAAGATGCCCTAATCAATATCATATGCAGACGTTCTAATGAACAAAGACAG GAAATCCAACGTCaatataaaacacattttgGCAAAGACCTTATCGAAGACATCAAATCCGAAACTAGTGgcaattttgaaaaacttcTCGTGGGACTTTTGCGTCCCATTGTCGATTATTATTGTTGTGAATTGAATGATGCCATGGCTGGTCTGGGTACCGATGAAGAtgtattaattgaaattttatgtacTTTATCGAATCATGAAATTCATACCATTAAAAATCAGTATTTAAGAT tATATGGTGCCCATTTGGAGTCTGAATTGAAATCTGAAACATCTGGTAACTTTAAACGTTTATTGGTTTCTCTTTGTACCGCTGCTCGTGATGAAAGTGGTCACACTGATCAAGCTGCTGCTCAGGCTGATGCTCGTGAATTGCTAAAGGCTGGTGAATTGCGTGTGGGCACCGATGAGAGCATGTTTAATATGATCTTGTGTCAGCGCAATTATCAACAATTGAAATTG ATTTTCCAAGAGTACGAACACATGACTGGACATTCATTGGAGAAAGCTATTAAGAAAGAATTCTCGGGAGATATTATGGAAGGTCTCATAGCAATTTATCGTTGCTGCACTAATAAGGCTGAATATTTTGCATCACGTTTGCACAAGAGTATGGCCGGTATTGGTACCAATGATAAACAATTGATTCGTGTAATTATAACCAGATGCGAG atTGATATGGCTGATATTAAGGTGGCTTTCGAGCGTATGTATGGCAAAAGTTTGAAGAGTTGGATTAAGGGTGATACATCGGGTCACTACAAGCATGCCTTGTATGCTTTAGTTGGAGAACAACGTTCCAACTCTTAA
- the LOC124418604 gene encoding metacaspase-1-like: MPQPHATSTGYNTNNQHSGMPAGVPFGAGWIAPTQHPHQQQQQQQQSNLHYQTNSAPYPTHNSAPYPTHNGAGGAPYPTASPYPHTAPYPSNQPPYPPSGNQGAPYPGSSYPHNPQQAAYPPVAPSSSSHYHNPQYATPINTSNHPTSYNPQHGYTPIRTSCGLESPAGNIQHCFEELAQRQGHPIHHHSMPRKELGFSSEFLYDEDSYVEISENQYYAANDNNDLADEDVCI, from the exons ATGCCACAACCACACGCCACATCTACAGGTTATAATACGAATAATCAACATAGCGGTATGCCAGCTGGTGTGCCATTCGGTGCTGGCTGGATAGCACCAACACAGCATCCacatcagcaacaacagcaacaacaacaatcgaATTTACACTATCAAACAAATTCAGCTCCCTATCCTACTCATAACTCTGCTCCATATCCAACACACAATGGTGCTGGTGGAGCTCCTTATCCCACCGCATCACCTTATCCACATACTGCACCCTATCCCTCCAATCAACCACCTTATCCACCAAGTGGTAATCAAGGTGCTCCATATCCTGGTTCATCTTATCCTCACAATCCACAACAGGCTGCATATCCTCCGGTAGCCCCCTCATCATCATCACACTATCATAATCCACAATATGCCACTCCCATTAATACATCGAATCATCCAACATCGTATAATCCACAACATGGTTATACACCCATACGTACTTCATGTGGCCTCGAATCACCAGCTGGCAATATTCAACACTGTTTTGAAGAATTGGCTCAAAGACAAGGTCATCCCATACATCATCATTCTATGCCACGCAAAGAG ttGGGGTTTTCATCGGAATTTTTATACGATGAAGATAGTTATGTTGAAATTTCTGAAAATCAATATTATGCTgctaatgataataatgatctAGCGGATGAggatgtatgtatttaa